A genomic window from Sebaldella sp. S0638 includes:
- a CDS encoding general secretion pathway protein GspD yields the protein MIKKYIFLILLMSLPVYSAEISNYVNKGDIETSKRIFILKPKEESKKISEDKENKIESPPPSVQNQGEKDKKIPVIQKSMRLINIDSSEMIPRLKDINTAKITGLGKEIILKGTTEEINELKYIIEKFDQPKKQIQIKATIIDTSDNLFERLGVDFSAGKNNDNKISDFTGSFLDGNFSLSALLKKGGNFLGINVDALKENGDIKIEAMPVLLILEGSEGELRVTEEVIVGEKKYTDKNEEYVEPVFAEAGVVFKIKPEIRGFGDSQEIILYIDSEISNFKLSSNFNADQGAKQKNKINSIVSFKDGTSIFIGGLKQNVQKDSEKRVPVLSKIPILGSLFKYKRKNKEVRDIYIEIEGKIQTE from the coding sequence GTGATCAAAAAATATATTTTTCTTATTTTATTAATGTCCCTGCCTGTATACAGTGCAGAAATCAGTAATTATGTGAATAAAGGAGATATTGAGACTTCAAAAAGAATTTTTATTCTTAAACCTAAAGAGGAATCAAAAAAAATATCTGAAGACAAGGAAAATAAAATAGAATCTCCTCCTCCTTCTGTACAAAATCAGGGTGAAAAAGATAAAAAGATTCCTGTTATTCAAAAAAGTATGAGGCTTATCAACATTGATTCCTCTGAGATGATACCCAGGTTAAAAGATATTAACACAGCTAAAATAACCGGTCTGGGAAAAGAAATCATTCTAAAAGGAACTACTGAAGAAATCAATGAGCTGAAATACATTATAGAAAAATTTGATCAGCCTAAAAAACAAATTCAGATAAAAGCTACTATCATTGACACAAGCGATAATCTTTTTGAAAGGCTCGGGGTTGATTTTTCCGCTGGGAAAAATAATGATAATAAAATATCAGATTTCACAGGTTCATTTCTGGATGGTAATTTTTCGCTGTCAGCCCTGTTAAAAAAAGGAGGTAATTTTTTAGGTATTAATGTAGATGCCCTGAAAGAAAACGGGGATATAAAAATAGAAGCTATGCCTGTCCTTCTTATACTTGAAGGCAGTGAAGGAGAACTGAGAGTCACAGAAGAAGTAATTGTAGGTGAAAAAAAATATACTGACAAAAATGAAGAATATGTGGAACCTGTCTTTGCAGAAGCCGGTGTTGTTTTTAAAATAAAACCCGAAATAAGAGGTTTTGGTGATTCTCAGGAAATAATACTCTATATTGATTCAGAGATAAGCAATTTTAAATTGAGTTCCAATTTTAATGCCGATCAGGGAGCAAAACAAAAAAACAAAATTAATTCCATAGTTTCCTTTAAAGACGGGACTTCTATTTTTATCGGCGGCTTAAAACAAAATGTACAGAAAGATTCCGAAAAAAGAGTCCCTGTTTTAAGCAAAATTCCAATTCTGGGTTCTTTATTTAAATACAAAAGAAAAAATAAAGAAGTCCGTGATATTTATATTGAAATAGAAGGTAAAATCCAGACAGAATGA
- a CDS encoding SGNH/GDSL hydrolase family protein, with the protein MNSETKWVGSFSVSATNLTLTNIQFKNETILIKLNITLGGKFIRIKFSNLYGSLPLKIKEACIYSENLVYSSIFFNGNHETVISEKEEIYSDPLEYTVNSAENYWLGIYIENFTELSTGNFSLLSYYISEKGNILNELKNKDTDILHNSEYRNYLVPFITNVEVNNEIPCSSLIIFGDSGIANGWHSHLIKRFQINNILNIAVLSQEINGNRFLHSCPDQLKGLYGSSGLSRFERDVLKQNGVKFLILFPGINDLISSCKTTDTSLSNGTDIINALKICSTLAKENNIIIIGCTIPPVYGCKYYSDRLENIRITVNQWIRDSEDFDSVADFDSFLCNPVEPEKLKKTFDNGEYFYINDTGVKAMAECIDLKIFSEK; encoded by the coding sequence ATGAACAGTGAAACTAAATGGGTAGGTTCTTTCAGTGTTTCCGCTACTAACCTCACCCTTACAAACATACAATTTAAAAATGAAACAATCCTGATAAAATTAAATATTACTCTTGGAGGAAAATTCATAAGAATAAAATTCTCCAATCTTTACGGCAGTCTGCCGTTAAAAATAAAAGAAGCCTGTATTTATTCAGAAAACTTAGTTTATTCCAGTATCTTTTTTAATGGAAATCATGAAACAGTGATTTCCGAGAAAGAAGAAATATACAGTGATCCTTTGGAATATACGGTTAATTCCGCTGAAAATTACTGGCTTGGCATCTATATAGAAAATTTTACAGAACTCAGCACAGGTAATTTTTCCCTTCTCTCTTACTACATCTCAGAGAAAGGAAATATTCTGAATGAATTAAAAAATAAAGATACAGATATCCTTCATAATAGCGAATACAGAAACTATCTTGTCCCGTTTATTACAAATGTAGAAGTGAACAATGAAATTCCTTGTTCATCTCTGATAATATTCGGGGATTCCGGTATTGCAAACGGCTGGCACAGCCACCTTATAAAACGGTTTCAGATAAATAATATCCTTAATATTGCTGTGTTAAGCCAGGAAATTAACGGGAACAGATTCCTGCACAGCTGCCCCGACCAGCTTAAGGGACTATACGGCTCCTCTGGTTTATCAAGATTTGAAAGAGATGTCCTAAAACAAAACGGAGTAAAATTCCTCATATTGTTTCCGGGAATAAATGATCTCATATCTTCATGTAAAACCACAGATACTTCATTATCAAACGGAACTGATATTATAAATGCCCTGAAAATCTGCAGTACACTGGCTAAAGAAAATAATATCATTATTATAGGCTGCACAATTCCTCCTGTTTATGGCTGTAAATATTATTCTGACAGACTGGAAAATATTCGCATAACCGTGAATCAATGGATTCGTGATTCGGAAGATTTTGACTCTGTTGCAGATTTCGATAGTTTTTTATGTAATCCCGTAGAACCTGAAAAACTAAAAAAAACTTTTGATAACGGAGAATATTTTTATATTAATGATACAGGAGTAAAAGCTATGGCAGAATGTATTGACCTGAAAATTTTCAGCGAAAAATAA
- the rfaE1 gene encoding D-glycero-beta-D-manno-heptose-7-phosphate kinase, which produces MVGKKRLEEILNNFNNAKIAVVGDVMLDDYIFGSVDRISPEAPVPVVSVKRESFVLGGAANVLNNLSSLNAKVFAFGVIGNDDNGKRFLDVLKEKSIYTDGIIIDEKRPTAVKRRVIAQNQQLLRMDWEDKTSITSDIEDKILEQIKNNIDNIDAFILSDYDKGVLTARLSREIIRLANEKNKIVTVDPKPKNHMNYVGATSITPNRKEAMECLGIESFKNEEDLTSQMLKLKEKLQLKNLLLTRSEEGMTLFEDGAAETISTVAKEVYDVTGAGDTVISVFTLAKVAGATWFEAARVANTAAGIVVGKMGTATATPEQITEFYNELYNS; this is translated from the coding sequence ATGGTAGGTAAAAAAAGACTTGAAGAAATATTAAACAACTTCAATAACGCTAAAATCGCAGTAGTCGGAGATGTTATGCTGGATGATTATATCTTTGGCAGTGTAGACAGAATATCTCCCGAGGCTCCTGTACCTGTAGTCAGTGTAAAGAGAGAGAGTTTTGTACTGGGCGGTGCGGCAAACGTATTAAATAATTTAAGCAGCCTTAATGCAAAAGTATTTGCTTTCGGAGTTATAGGAAATGATGACAACGGGAAAAGATTTTTAGATGTGCTTAAAGAAAAAAGTATTTATACAGATGGTATCATTATTGATGAAAAGAGACCTACTGCTGTAAAAAGAAGAGTTATAGCGCAAAACCAGCAGCTTCTGAGAATGGATTGGGAAGACAAAACAAGTATTACTTCTGATATCGAAGATAAAATTCTGGAACAGATAAAAAATAACATAGATAATATCGATGCTTTTATTCTTTCTGATTATGACAAAGGAGTTCTTACAGCAAGACTTTCAAGAGAAATTATAAGACTGGCAAATGAAAAAAATAAGATCGTAACAGTAGATCCGAAACCAAAAAATCATATGAATTATGTAGGGGCAACGTCTATTACTCCTAACAGAAAAGAAGCAATGGAATGCCTTGGTATAGAAAGCTTTAAGAATGAAGAAGACCTTACATCACAGATGCTGAAACTAAAAGAAAAACTTCAGCTGAAAAATCTTCTGCTTACAAGAAGTGAAGAAGGAATGACTTTATTTGAAGACGGTGCGGCTGAAACAATTTCCACTGTTGCTAAAGAAGTATACGACGTAACAGGAGCCGGTGATACTGTAATCTCAGTATTTACTCTGGCAAAAGTTGCCGGTGCCACTTGGTTTGAGGCTGCAAGAGTAGCGAATACCGCAGCGGGAATCGTCGTAGGAAAAATGGGAACTGCCACTGCAACACCAGAGCAGATAACAGAATTCTATAACGAACTATATAACTCTTAA
- a CDS encoding ABC transporter ATP-binding protein, whose amino-acid sequence MFHKFLQYIFKYKKNMCLVLSVVIGITTIDLILPFFSRQILNVYIPENNSEAIIKGGLIFLVLVIIYTGLNFSQAYFGHIWGLRLHQDMRERAFRKLQVLPFEYFDKNKVGIILSRVTNDLFTISEMIHHGLEDFLTFFLVSIVGFFLLLQINIPITLLIFAFVIVQLIATAMARKHMENIFRKAREKTSSVYAKLESSISAVRLTRAFANEDRELEDFRDGAKLQENMAKKTNFALAMFSAVNNFFSLLLNIVILTISGTAVINKVINYGDLLAYIVYFNLLMAPMKLIIRSFETIQEGWVSFVRFQELIDEPEPIKNAPDAVVLKNIKGDINFENVTFKYESGTETILKHFNLSIPAGKMVALVGPSGVGKTTIAQIIPRFYEIESGNVYIDNTDIRQADLQSLRENIGYVQQDVVIFWGTIRDNIEYGKLGASDIDVITAAKHAGIHDFIMSLPEGYNTFVGERGVKLSGGQKQRISLARIFLKNPRILILDEATSALDNITEAIIQENIEKLTKNRTVIVVAHRLSTIKQADQIIVLDKDGIVESGTHSELIRNENGHYFKLYNTQLNGFITG is encoded by the coding sequence ATGTTTCACAAATTTTTACAATATATATTTAAATATAAAAAGAATATGTGTCTTGTTTTATCAGTAGTTATAGGAATTACAACCATAGATCTTATACTTCCGTTTTTTTCAAGACAGATTTTAAATGTTTATATACCCGAAAATAATTCGGAAGCAATTATAAAAGGCGGGTTAATATTCCTAGTACTGGTAATAATCTATACAGGACTTAATTTTTCACAGGCTTATTTCGGACATATCTGGGGCTTGAGACTGCATCAGGATATGAGAGAAAGAGCCTTTAGAAAATTACAGGTTCTTCCTTTTGAATATTTTGACAAAAATAAAGTGGGAATTATTCTATCCCGTGTAACTAATGATCTTTTTACCATATCAGAAATGATACACCACGGATTGGAAGATTTTCTTACTTTCTTTCTCGTTTCAATAGTAGGATTTTTCCTTTTACTACAGATTAATATCCCTATTACTCTTCTGATTTTTGCTTTTGTTATAGTTCAGCTGATTGCTACTGCTATGGCAAGAAAGCATATGGAAAATATTTTTAGAAAGGCAAGGGAAAAAACAAGTTCTGTTTATGCAAAACTGGAAAGCAGCATATCGGCAGTACGTCTTACAAGAGCATTTGCCAACGAAGACAGAGAGCTGGAAGACTTCAGAGATGGTGCAAAGCTGCAGGAAAATATGGCTAAAAAGACAAACTTTGCATTAGCTATGTTCTCCGCTGTAAATAACTTTTTCTCGTTGCTTCTGAATATAGTAATTCTTACTATTTCCGGAACAGCAGTTATAAATAAAGTAATCAATTACGGTGATCTTCTGGCATACATTGTTTATTTTAACCTGCTTATGGCTCCAATGAAGCTGATTATAAGATCATTTGAGACAATACAGGAAGGATGGGTAAGTTTTGTTAGATTTCAGGAACTTATTGACGAGCCTGAACCTATAAAAAATGCTCCTGATGCTGTAGTGCTGAAAAATATCAAAGGTGACATAAACTTCGAAAATGTCACATTCAAATATGAATCAGGAACAGAAACTATACTAAAGCACTTTAACCTTAGTATTCCTGCTGGAAAAATGGTTGCTCTTGTCGGGCCGAGCGGTGTAGGGAAAACTACTATTGCACAGATAATTCCCCGTTTTTACGAAATAGAGTCAGGAAATGTCTATATTGACAATACTGATATAAGACAGGCGGATTTACAGTCACTGCGTGAAAATATAGGATATGTTCAGCAGGATGTCGTGATTTTCTGGGGAACAATAAGAGATAATATTGAATACGGAAAGCTGGGCGCTTCTGATATTGACGTTATTACTGCTGCGAAACATGCAGGAATACATGATTTCATAATGTCACTACCTGAAGGATATAATACTTTCGTAGGTGAACGTGGAGTTAAGCTGTCGGGCGGTCAGAAACAGAGAATTTCACTTGCGAGAATCTTTCTTAAAAACCCAAGAATCCTTATTTTGGATGAAGCTACAAGCGCACTTGATAACATTACAGAAGCTATCATACAGGAAAATATTGAAAAACTCACAAAAAACAGAACTGTTATAGTCGTGGCACACAGACTTTCCACTATCAAACAGGCAGATCAGATAATTGTACTTGATAAAGACGGTATTGTGGAATCTGGAACCCATAGTGAACTCATCCGGAATGAAAACGGACACTACTTCAAATTATATAACACTCAGCTTAATGGTTTTATTACCGGATAA
- a CDS encoding ROK family protein, with translation MRKIAAIEAGGTKFICGIGTENGEILDKISIPTGIPEETMKMVVDYFKDKEFEAMGIGCFGPIDPVKDSESYGYITKTPKPHWSDYNIMGELKKHFDVPMEFDTDVNSAALGESLWGAGQGLNSVVYITVGTGIGAGAVINGKMLQGLTHPEMGHIFVKRDKNDPYEGKCPFHKDCLEGLAAGPAIEERWGDKAYNLEDRNEVWEMEAYYLSQALINYILILSPQKIIMGGGVMKQSHLFPLIRKMVKETLNGYVHKKEILEDIDNYIVYPGLKENAGLMGSLALGRLALENH, from the coding sequence ATGAGAAAAATTGCAGCAATTGAAGCCGGGGGAACAAAATTTATCTGTGGAATAGGAACTGAAAACGGGGAAATACTTGATAAAATCAGTATTCCCACTGGCATACCCGAGGAAACAATGAAAATGGTCGTTGATTATTTCAAAGACAAAGAATTTGAGGCTATGGGTATTGGATGTTTCGGCCCTATTGATCCGGTGAAAGACTCTGAATCTTACGGTTATATTACTAAAACCCCAAAGCCCCACTGGAGTGACTATAACATAATGGGAGAATTAAAGAAACACTTTGATGTACCAATGGAATTTGATACAGATGTAAATAGTGCAGCACTTGGTGAATCTTTATGGGGTGCCGGTCAGGGACTTAACAGTGTCGTATACATCACAGTGGGAACAGGAATAGGTGCCGGAGCTGTTATAAACGGAAAAATGCTTCAGGGACTGACACATCCGGAGATGGGTCATATCTTTGTAAAAAGGGATAAAAATGATCCTTATGAAGGAAAATGTCCATTTCATAAAGATTGTCTCGAAGGGCTTGCTGCAGGACCTGCAATAGAAGAACGTTGGGGAGATAAAGCCTATAATCTTGAAGACAGAAACGAAGTCTGGGAAATGGAAGCATATTATCTTTCACAGGCTCTTATAAACTATATACTTATTCTTTCACCGCAGAAAATAATAATGGGAGGCGGAGTTATGAAACAAAGCCATCTGTTTCCGCTTATAAGAAAAATGGTGAAGGAAACTTTAAATGGATATGTTCATAAAAAAGAAATACTTGAAGATATTGATAACTACATTGTATATCCGGGACTAAAGGAAAATGCCGGACTAATGGGAAGCCTTGCGCTTGGACGTCTGGCTTTGGAAAACCATTAA
- a CDS encoding MFS transporter, whose amino-acid sequence MTETAVRETKKFSILEGIFFNGMYLSTQGFIMLNLALYFNANPFFIAIISILPTATQVLQIFTKKLYKLYKTRKRTLMVSIIISRSSMVLLPVAVLLDLRNPYIFTAIIFVYSLFAPFVTNTWTAAMVEIINNKERGKYFGKRNFFISISSIFFTLIYGIFLAMPDKKTGYLILSLSVAISAVTTIFLMNRHHIPDFKETTQKISYKEIFKNKDFITYLKFVSVWLFSLEFLKPFFEYFRVKTLGSDPRFLANIGVLTAVISMFLFIIYGKLSDKYGNRTILRLGIFFATYNALLYFTLTDDNFKVSLVLSGIFDAVGFTAINLCFLNLLMEVSKDPVEGYVGIYSVVVGATAILAGLFAGVLGTFINEGVIYILGEKIYTIKIAFLIGFLLRLFSILRLTSINSFQKEFKYSGTLPLRSAMSKRITAFLPSYIAISRMKKDDHSDDHSNDSNNENNNKENKE is encoded by the coding sequence TTGACTGAGACTGCTGTTAGGGAAACTAAAAAATTCTCTATTCTGGAAGGTATATTTTTTAATGGTATGTATCTGAGTACGCAAGGGTTTATTATGCTTAATCTTGCATTGTACTTTAATGCTAATCCGTTTTTTATTGCAATTATTTCTATATTGCCTACTGCTACACAGGTATTGCAGATTTTTACGAAAAAATTATATAAATTATATAAAACCAGAAAAAGAACACTGATGGTTTCAATTATAATCTCAAGGTCATCTATGGTTCTTCTCCCTGTTGCTGTACTTCTTGATCTGAGAAATCCATATATTTTTACGGCTATTATATTTGTTTATTCATTATTTGCACCCTTTGTTACTAATACATGGACTGCTGCAATGGTAGAAATTATAAATAACAAGGAAAGAGGAAAATATTTTGGAAAAAGAAATTTCTTTATTTCTATTTCTTCTATTTTCTTCACGTTAATTTACGGTATTTTCCTTGCAATGCCTGATAAAAAAACAGGATATCTTATATTATCGCTGTCAGTTGCTATATCTGCGGTAACTACTATTTTCCTTATGAACAGACATCATATTCCTGATTTTAAGGAAACAACACAAAAAATCAGCTATAAAGAAATATTTAAAAATAAAGATTTTATAACTTATTTGAAATTTGTGTCTGTATGGCTGTTTTCACTGGAATTCTTAAAACCGTTTTTTGAATATTTCAGGGTAAAAACACTGGGCTCAGATCCAAGATTTCTCGCCAATATCGGTGTTCTTACAGCTGTTATTTCCATGTTTTTATTTATAATTTACGGAAAACTTTCTGATAAATACGGTAATCGTACTATTCTCAGACTTGGTATCTTTTTTGCCACATATAATGCTTTGCTGTACTTCACACTGACAGATGATAATTTTAAAGTCTCTCTTGTTCTCTCGGGTATTTTTGATGCTGTAGGATTTACCGCAATAAATTTATGCTTTTTAAATCTCCTTATGGAGGTCTCAAAAGATCCTGTAGAAGGATATGTGGGAATTTATTCCGTGGTCGTGGGAGCAACAGCTATTCTTGCCGGTTTATTTGCCGGTGTGCTGGGTACCTTTATTAACGAAGGGGTTATCTATATACTTGGAGAGAAAATTTATACAATAAAAATAGCCTTTCTCATAGGATTTTTATTAAGATTATTTTCCATTTTGAGGCTTACAAGCATTAACTCGTTTCAAAAAGAATTCAAATACAGCGGTACTCTGCCTCTTAGATCTGCAATGAGCAAAAGAATAACAGCTTTTCTGCCTTCTTATATTGCTATAAGCAGAATGAAAAAAGATGATCATTCGGATGATCACTCAAATGACAGCAACAACGAAAATAATAATAAAGAAAATAAGGAGTAA
- the ispF gene encoding 2-C-methyl-D-erythritol 2,4-cyclodiphosphate synthase, which produces MFRIGQGYDVHKFAPNRDLILGGIKIPFELGLDGHSDADVLTHAVMDALIGALALGDIGKFFPDTDPKFKNADSILLLREILSVVSERGYHIVNIDATIVAQKPKLRDYIDEIRQNFAKELGIQLDCVSVKATTEEKLGFTGNMEGMKSYCVVLLSKK; this is translated from the coding sequence ATGTTTAGAATAGGACAAGGATACGATGTACATAAATTTGCCCCAAACAGAGATCTCATTCTGGGAGGAATAAAAATACCTTTTGAATTAGGCTTAGACGGACATTCTGATGCTGATGTGCTTACCCATGCAGTAATGGATGCACTAATAGGTGCTCTTGCTCTTGGTGATATAGGGAAATTTTTTCCTGATACTGACCCGAAATTTAAAAATGCAGACAGTATTCTTTTACTCAGGGAAATTTTAAGTGTAGTTTCTGAAAGAGGGTATCATATAGTTAATATAGATGCTACCATAGTGGCACAGAAACCAAAATTAAGAGATTATATTGACGAAATAAGACAAAATTTCGCAAAAGAATTGGGAATACAGCTTGACTGCGTGAGTGTAAAAGCAACTACCGAAGAAAAACTCGGATTTACCGGAAATATGGAAGGTATGAAATCTTATTGTGTAGTTTTGCTTTCTAAAAAATAA
- a CDS encoding type II secretion system F family protein has product MKIKFKYLDKSFDQKSSVLNFKNEKEFFHYIKIQNYTLLHHKKIPSWGTRVKTSEFTTFISSLYFLAKADIRIVDALSILAENFSGTLKNNIEHAVTALKEGKKLREGFTFITDDKIFLNTMEIAEESGNILLPLKNLKSKYEFEQELKKEIINLSLYPALVLATSFIIISILFKFVVPKFSGIYNDLNKEIPYLTKVMIKISTLYGKYFLVTSVSAVVLIIFSVTYYKRNKENFERLFIKLPVIKKLYKEFRILYFSQSMSILLNSGVEIIKSIELSTQTAGSLLGRELKILIKKLEQGLSISNIIGNMQFFDNEYKNYILIGEETGNLGFVFSHITDIYFMRIREKTKRFLKILEPVSIIFIAFFIGLIVISVLLPVFRLGENLNI; this is encoded by the coding sequence TTGAAAATAAAATTTAAATATCTGGACAAGAGCTTTGATCAAAAAAGCTCTGTTTTAAACTTCAAAAATGAGAAAGAATTTTTTCACTATATAAAAATACAAAACTATACACTTCTTCACCATAAAAAAATCCCGTCTTGGGGAACCAGAGTAAAAACCAGTGAATTCACGACTTTTATATCTTCGCTTTATTTTCTGGCAAAAGCTGATATTAGAATCGTTGATGCACTGTCCATTCTTGCAGAGAACTTTTCCGGTACTCTGAAAAATAATATTGAACATGCTGTAACAGCACTAAAAGAAGGAAAAAAGCTGAGAGAAGGCTTTACTTTTATCACAGACGACAAAATTTTTCTAAATACTATGGAAATAGCAGAAGAAAGCGGAAATATACTATTGCCCCTCAAAAATCTGAAAAGTAAGTACGAATTCGAGCAGGAATTAAAAAAAGAAATTATAAATCTCAGCTTGTATCCTGCTTTGGTTCTGGCTACTTCTTTTATAATTATCAGTATTTTATTCAAATTTGTTGTCCCGAAATTTTCTGGAATATACAATGACTTAAATAAAGAAATACCATACCTGACTAAAGTCATGATCAAAATCAGCACCCTCTATGGCAAATATTTCTTAGTAACATCTGTTTCAGCTGTTGTCTTGATTATTTTTTCTGTTACATATTATAAGAGAAACAAAGAAAACTTTGAAAGGCTGTTTATAAAACTTCCTGTTATAAAAAAATTATATAAAGAATTCAGAATACTCTATTTTTCACAGAGTATGAGTATTCTTCTGAACAGCGGCGTGGAAATCATAAAATCAATTGAACTGAGTACGCAAACAGCAGGAAGTCTTCTCGGGCGAGAGCTGAAAATTCTGATAAAAAAACTGGAACAGGGACTTAGCATAAGTAATATTATCGGGAATATGCAGTTTTTTGATAATGAATATAAAAATTATATACTTATCGGGGAGGAAACAGGCAACTTAGGCTTTGTGTTTTCCCATATTACGGATATTTATTTTATGCGTATAAGAGAAAAAACAAAAAGATTTCTAAAAATTCTCGAACCTGTTTCTATTATTTTTATAGCTTTTTTTATCGGACTTATTGTTATCTCTGTCCTTCTTCCGGTTTTCAGACTTGGTGAAAATTTAAACATTTAA
- the gap gene encoding type I glyceraldehyde-3-phosphate dehydrogenase, with protein sequence MAVKVAINGFGRIGRLALRLMVENPEFDVVAINDLTDAAMLAHLFKYDSAQGRFNGEISVKEGAFVVNGKEIKTFANPNPAELPWGDLGIDVVLECTGFFTSKEKAEEHIKAGAKKVVISAPATGEMKTIVYNVNHSTLDGTETVLSGASCTTNCLAPMAKVLDESFGIVEGLMTTIHAYTGDQNTLDAPHRKGDFRRARAAAANIVPNTTGAAKAIGLVLPSLKGKLDGAAQRVPVITGSVTELVTVLGKNTTVEEVNAAMKAAANESFGYTEDEIVSSDVIGIRFGSLFDATQTKIITVDGKQLVKTVSWYDNEMSYTAQLIRTLKYFVEISK encoded by the coding sequence ATGGCAGTTAAAGTTGCAATTAATGGATTCGGGAGAATTGGAAGACTAGCATTAAGATTAATGGTGGAGAATCCTGAATTTGATGTAGTAGCAATCAACGATTTAACAGATGCAGCTATGTTAGCGCACCTATTTAAATATGATTCTGCACAAGGAAGATTTAACGGGGAAATCTCTGTTAAGGAAGGGGCATTTGTTGTTAACGGAAAAGAGATTAAAACATTCGCTAACCCTAACCCGGCTGAATTACCTTGGGGAGATCTTGGAATTGATGTAGTACTTGAGTGTACTGGATTCTTTACTTCTAAAGAAAAAGCTGAAGAACACATAAAAGCAGGGGCTAAAAAAGTAGTTATATCTGCACCGGCTACAGGAGAAATGAAAACTATAGTTTATAATGTTAACCACTCTACATTAGACGGAACTGAAACAGTTCTTTCAGGAGCTTCTTGTACTACAAACTGTTTAGCACCTATGGCTAAAGTATTAGACGAAAGCTTTGGAATCGTAGAAGGATTAATGACTACTATTCACGCTTACACAGGAGATCAAAATACTCTTGATGCTCCGCACAGAAAAGGTGACTTCAGAAGAGCAAGAGCAGCTGCAGCAAATATTGTTCCTAACACTACAGGAGCAGCTAAAGCTATCGGACTTGTTTTACCTAGCTTAAAAGGTAAATTAGACGGTGCTGCACAAAGAGTACCAGTTATCACAGGATCAGTTACTGAATTAGTTACTGTTTTAGGAAAAAATACAACTGTAGAAGAAGTTAACGCAGCTATGAAAGCAGCAGCTAACGAATCTTTCGGATATACTGAAGATGAGATCGTTTCATCTGACGTAATCGGAATCAGATTCGGTTCATTATTCGATGCTACACAAACTAAAATAATTACAGTAGATGGAAAACAACTTGTTAAAACAGTTTCTTGGTATGATAACGAAATGTCATATACAGCACAATTAATAAGAACTTTAAAGTACTTTGTTGAAATTTCTAAATAA